From a region of the Poecile atricapillus isolate bPoeAtr1 chromosome 4, bPoeAtr1.hap1, whole genome shotgun sequence genome:
- the LOC131578609 gene encoding alcohol dehydrogenase 1-like, with protein MATAGKVIRCRAAVAWAPSKPLSVEEVEVAPPKAGEVRIKIVATGICHSDDHGLKGSLPNVEFPVIPGHEGAGIVESIGEGVTSVKPGDKVIPLAIPQCGECSFCRNPDSNYCQKFHFTEPQNLLPDKTSRFSCKGKQIHHFLWISTFAEYTVVPEYAVAKIDAAAPLDKICLFGCGFSTGYGAAINTAKVKPGSTCAIFGLGGVGLSVVMGCKAAGASRIIAVDINNDKFAKAKELGATDCINPRDFRKPVQEVLTEMTGQGVDYSFEAIGQADTMIAALASCNMNTGVCVMIGVTDSEISIDPMLLVTGRTWKGTIFGGWKSRECIPKLVSSYLEKKFNPDLLITHTLPFAKVNEGFELLRAGKSVRTVLLF; from the exons ATGGCCACTGCCGGAAAA GTTATCAGGTGCAGGGCTGCTGTTGCCTGGGCCCCCAGCAAACCTCTCTCTGTTGAGGAGGTGGAAGTTGCACCTCCAAAGGCAGGGGAAGTCCGGATCAAG ATTGTGGCCACAGGCATCTGTCACTCCGATGATCACGGTTTGAAAGGTTCCTTACCTAACGTAGAATTCCCAGTTATACCAGGCCATGAAGGAGCTGGGATTGTGGAAAGCATTGGAGAAGGAGTGACCTCTGTGAAACCAG GAGACAAAGTGATCCCACTTGCCATCCCTCAGTGTGGGGAATGCAGCTTCTGCCGGAATCCTGACTCCAACTACTGCCAGAAGTTCCA TTTCACTGAACCACAAAACCTGCTGCCAGACAAGACCAGCCGCTTCTCTTGCAAAGGGAAGCAGATCCACCACTTCCTGTGGATCAGCACCTTTGCTGAATACACCGTGGTCCCAGAGTACGCCGTTGCCAAGATCGATGCTGCGGCACCTCTGGACAAAATCTGCTTGTTTGGCTGTGGGTTTTCCACAGGCTATGGGGCTGCCATCAACACAGCCAAG GTAAAACCAGGCTCCACCTGTGCCATCTTTGGCCTCGGAGGAGTTGGCCTCTCTGTCGTCATGGGCTGCAAGGCAGCTGGAGCTTCCCGCATCATTGCCGTGGACATCAACAACGACAAGTTTGCCAAGGccaaggagctgggagccaCCGACTGCATCAACCCCCGAGACTTCAGGAAGCCCGTCCAGGAGGTGCTCACCGAGATGACCGGGCAGGGCGTGGACTACTCCTTTGAGGCCATCGGACAGGCAGACACCATG ATTGCTGCCTTGGCTTCCTGCAACATGAACACTGGTGTCTGTGTGATGATTGGGGTAACGGATTCCGAAATTTCCATCGATCCCATGCTTCTGGTGACTGGGCGTACCTGGAAAGGGACTATTTTTGGAG GCTGGAAATCAAGGGAATGTATCCCCAAATTAGTTTCCAGCTATTTGGAGAAGAAATTCAATCCAGACTTGCTGATCACACACACGCTGCCATTCGCTAAAGTGAACGAGGGATTTGAGTTGTTACGTGCCGGAAAAAG TGTCCGCACTGTCCTGCTCTTCTGA
- the LOC131579315 gene encoding alcohol dehydrogenase 1-like: MATAGKVIRCRAAVAWAPSKPLSVEEVEVAPPKAGEVRIKIVATGICQTDDHGLKGSFPNMDFPVILGHEGAGIVESIGEGVTSVKPGDKVIPLAIPRCGECSFCRNPDSNYCQKFHFTESQSLLPDKTSRFSCKGKQIHHFMWISTFAEYTVAPEYAVAKIDAAAPLDKICMLGCGFSTGYGAAINTAKVKPGSTCAIFGLGGVGLSVVMGCKAAGASRIIAVDINNDKFAKAKELGATDCINPRDFRKPVQEVLTEMTGQGVDYSFEAIGQADTMIAALASCNMNTGVCVMIGELDSGSEISIDPMLLVTGRTWKGTIFGGWKSRECIPKLVSSYLEKKFNPDLLITHTLPFAKVNEGFELLRAGKSVRTVLLF, translated from the exons ATGGCCACTGCCGGAAAA GTTATCAGGTGCAGGGCTGCTGTTGCCTGGGCCCCCAGCAAACCTCTCTCTGTTGAGGAGGTGGAAGTTGCACCTCCAAAGGCAGGGGAAGTCCGGATCAAG ATTGTGGCCACAGGCATCTGTCAGACAGACGATCACGGTTTGAAAGGTTCCTTTCCTAATATGGATTTCCCAGTCATACTAGGCCATGAAGGAGCTGGGATTGTGGAAAGCATTGGAGAAGGAGTGACCTCTGTGAAACCAG GAGACAAAGTGATCCCACTTGCCATCCCTCGGTGTGGGGAATGCAGCTTCTGCCGGAATCCTGACTCCAACTACTGCCAGAAGTTCCA TTTCACTGAATCACAAAGTCTACTGCCAGACAAGACCAGCCGCTTCTCTTGCAAAGGGAAGCAGATCCACCACTTCATGTGGATCAGCACATTTGCTGAATACACCGTGGCCCCAGAGTACGCTGTTGCCAAGATCGATGCTGCGGCACCTCTGGACAAAATCTGCATGCTTGGCTGTGGGTTTTCCACAGGCTATGGGGCTGCCATCAACACAGCCAAG GTAAAACCAGGCTCCACCTGTGCCATCTTTGGCCTCGGAGGAGTTGGCCTCTCTGTCGTCATGGGCTGCAAGGCAGCTGGAGCTTCCCGCATCATTGCCGTGGACATCAACAACGACAAGTTTGCCAAGGccaaggagctgggagccaCCGACTGCATCAACCCCCGAGACTTCAGGAAGCCCGTCCAGGAGGTGCTCACCGAGATGACCGGGCAGGGCGTGGACTACTCCTTTGAGGCCATCGGACAGGCAGACACCATG ATTGCTGCCTTGGCTTCCTGCAACATGAACACTGGTGTCTGTGTGATGATTGGGGAACTGGATTCTGGTTCAGAAATTTCCATCGATCCCATGCTTCTGGTGACTGGGCGTACCTGGAAAGGGACTATTTTTGGAG GCTGGAAATCAAGGGAATGTATCCCCAAATTAGTTTCCAGCTATTTGGAGAAGAAATTCAATCCAGACTTGCTGATCACACACACGCTGCCATTCGCTAAAGTGAACGAGGGATTTGAGTTGTTACGTGCCGGAAAAAG TGTCCGCACTGTCCTGCTCTTCTGA
- the LOC131579299 gene encoding alcohol dehydrogenase 1-like, with protein MATAGKVIRCRAAVAWAPSKPLSVEEVEVAPPKAGEVRIKIVATGICQTDHHCLKGSFPNIDFPVIPGHEGAGIVESIGEGVTSVKPGDKVIPLAIPRCGECSFCRNPDSNYCQKFHFTESQSLLPDKTSRFSCKGKQIHHFMWISTFAEYTVVPEYTVAKIDAAAPLDKICLFGCGFSTGYGAAINTAKVKPGSTCAIFGLGGVGLSVVMGCKAAGASRIIAVDINNDKFAKAKELGATDCINPRDFRKPVQEVLTEMTGQGVDYSFEAIGQADTMIAALASCNMNTGVCVMIGVTDSEISIDPMLLLTGRTWKGTMFGGWKSRECIPKLVSSYLEKKFNPDLLITHTLPFAKVNEGFELLRAGKSVRTVLLF; from the exons ATGGCCACTGCCGGAAAA GTTATCAGGTGCAGGGCTGCTGTTGCCTGGGCCCCCAGCAAACCTCTCTCTGTTGAGGAGGTGGAAGTTGCACCTCCAAAGGCAGGGGAAGTCCGGATCAAG ATTGTGGCCACAGGCATCTGTCAGACAGATCATCACTGTTTGAAAGGTTCCTTTCCTAATATAGATTTCCCAGTTATACCAGGCCATGAAGGAGCTGGGATTGTGGAAAGCATTGGAGAAGGAGTGACCTCTGTGAAACCAG GAGACAAAGTGATCCCACTTGCCATCCCTCGGTGTGGGGAATGCAGCTTCTGCCGGAATCCTGACTCCAACTACTGCCAGAAGTTCCA TTTCACTGAATCACAAAGTCTACTGCCAGACAAGACCAGCCGCTTCTCTTGCAAAGGGAAGCAGATCCACCACTTCATGTGGATCAGCACCTTTGCTGAATACACCGTGGTCCCAGAGTACACCGTTGCCAAGATCGATGCTGCGGCACCTCTGGACAAAATCTGCTTGTTTGGCTGTGGGTTTTCCACAGGCTATGGGGCTGCCATCAACACAGCCAAG GTAAAACCAGGCTCCACCTGTGCCATCTTTGGCCTCGGAGGAGTTGGCCTCTCTGTCGTCATGGGCTGCAAGGCAGCTGGAGCTTCCCGCATCATTGCCGTGGACATCAACAACGACAAGTTTGCCAAGGccaaggagctgggagccaCCGACTGCATCAACCCCCGAGACTTCAGGAAGCCCGTCCAGGAGGTGCTCACCGAGATGACCGGGCAGGGCGTGGACTACTCCTTTGAGGCCATCGGACAGGCAGACACCATG ATTGCTGCCTTGGCTTCCTGCAACATGAACACTGGTGTCTGTGTGATGATTGGGGTAACGGATTCCGAAATTTCCATCGATCCCATGCTTCTGCTGACTGGGCGTACCTGGAAAGGGACTATGTTTGGGG GCTGGAAATCAAGGGAATGTATCCCCAAATTAGTTTCCAGCTATTTGGAGAAGAAATTCAATCCAGACTTGCTGATCACACACACGCTGCCATTCGCTAAAGTGAACGAGGGATTTGAGTTGTTACGTGCCGGAAAAAG TGTCCGCACTGTCCTGCTCTTCTGA